The Oscillospiraceae bacterium genomic sequence TCAAGTCGCCTCGTTCAATTGCATCTAAAATATCCTGAGCCCATGGAACAAGCAACCATACGATTGTACAATGTTCTTCAGAAACTGATTTCAAAATCCATTCAGGTTTTATACCTTTTAAAATTACTGCTTTTCCTCCTACCAAGAAACTGCCAAACCAGTGCATTTTAGCGCCTGTATGGTATAAAGGAGGAATACATAAAAATACATCATCTTTTGTCTGCATATGATGGTTTTGTTCAGTCATTGCAGAATGTGTTAAACTTCTGTGTTTATGTATTATAGCTTTTGGAAATCCGGTTGTGCCTGAAGAAAAGTAAATTGCTGCATTATCATCATCTGTAAGTTTAATATCTGGATTTATTTCTGAAAAATATGTTGTCAACTTGTCATAACTTTCAGCAAATGTAGGACAATCTTCTCCGTGATATAACCATATTTTTATTTTTTTAACCTTATGGCATATTTCTTCAACACGCCCCGTAAATTCAGGTCCGAACACTAAAACATCAACGTCTGCAAGGTCAAGACAATATTTGATTTCATCAGCCGTATATCTGTAATTAAGAGGAACTGCCATAGCGCCTGCTTTTAAAACGCCAAAATATATTGGAAGCCATTCAAGACAATTCATAAGTAAAATTGCAACTTTATCCCCTTTTTTTATACCTCTTGAAAGAAGGAGATTAGCAAATCTGTTTGATTTTTTATTAAATTCACTCCATGTAATTTCTTTACGGTATGCTTCAAAAGGATTGGCTTCAATAAGTGAATATTCCCTCCAGGTCATACGGGTTTGGTTTTCTAATTTTGGATTTATTTCTACCAAACTGACATCATTCGGATAGAAATCTGCATTTTTTTGTAAAATATCGGTTATAGGCATTTTATATTTTCCTTTCAAAAATACTATAT encodes the following:
- a CDS encoding acyl--CoA ligase; translated protein: MPITDILQKNADFYPNDVSLVEINPKLENQTRMTWREYSLIEANPFEAYRKEITWSEFNKKSNRFANLLLSRGIKKGDKVAILLMNCLEWLPIYFGVLKAGAMAVPLNYRYTADEIKYCLDLADVDVLVFGPEFTGRVEEICHKVKKIKIWLYHGEDCPTFAESYDKLTTYFSEINPDIKLTDDDNAAIYFSSGTTGFPKAIIHKHRSLTHSAMTEQNHHMQTKDDVFLCIPPLYHTGAKMHWFGSFLVGGKAVILKGIKPEWILKSVSEEHCTIVWLLVPWAQDILDAIERGDLKLSDYELSQWRLMHIGAQPVPPSLIKRWKTYFPNHSYDTNYGLSESIGPGCVHLGIENEHKVGAIGKAGFGWQTKIVDEYKNEVKKGEVGELAVKGPGVMTAYYKDENATNEVLKDGWLYTGDMAQEDEDGFIYLVDRKKDVIISGGENIYPVQIEDYLRKYEKISDVAVIGLPDSRLGEIAAAIIQAKDGISITEEEITDFCLDLPRYKRPHKIIFADVPRNPTGKIEKPKLREIYCGESVVAKQNEIK